DNA from Sulfurimonas gotlandica GD1:
TCTTATTTTATTGCGAATTCCTAATTCTTTAGGAGGAATCTCTTGCATTTTTTTATAAATTTTCCCTTTTTGTCTTAGGGAGTCTACTACCATCTGCATATCTATTATATTGCCTTTTTATTAAAACATTATTTTATCCAAACTACCCTTTATATACAAACAACTATGTATATTATGTGATATAATTTCACCAATGAAAGTAATTCAAACAAAAATCAGAACAGTAGAACACTTCACCTCACTGGATTTAAATTTTATAACTATTGGTGAGGTTACAACATTTGACATTTTTATAAAAAAAGACAACAACTATCTTATAATTATTGAAGCCGGTACATTAATATCCGAAAGCCTATACGACAAACTAAAAAAGCAATTACGCCTATATATGAAAAAAATAGACAAAAACAAAACTAAACTCACATGTGAAAGTCTTAAATTTTATATGCTTCACAACAAAGATAATCTAGAAAAAAGAATATCACTTCTGTATAAGTTAAATGATGGACTTTTTACAAACTATCTTGAACATCCCTATAATAAAATAGATTTAATATGTGTAGATTTGATTGTAAAATCAATTGTATTTTTAATAAAGTATGATGATAAATTTTTAAAAAATACTATCCCGTACTTCATAAATGAACATTGCATGAAGAACCACTCTCTTCATGTAGCCATATATGCTATGAGTCTTGGTAATGGACTTGGACTAAACAATAAAAAGCTTTTACAACTTGGAACTGCTGGACTACTGCATGATATTGGCTTGAAAAAGATTAATGAATCTCTTTTAAATAAGAGTACTACATTTGATATATCTGAACTAGAAGAAGTTAAAAAGCATGTAACAAACAGTGTAGATATCATCAAACAAAATAATCTTCACGATCCAGACATCATAGATGCAGTACTGCATCATCATGAGCAGTATGATGGAAACGGATATCCTAATAAGTTAAGTGAAGTGGAGATAAGTGTCTTTGCTTCTATTTTAGCTATTTGTGATGTTTTTGATGCCCTTACAAGTAGTAGACCTCATAGAAAACAGTACACATCTTTTGAAGCCATAAAAATGATGCTAAAAGATGAGTCAATGGTCAATAAGTTTAACCAAAGCTACCTTCAAAAACTTCTCAAATTACTCTAGCTAGTTCATAAAACTAGGGTAGATTTTTTTGATTAAAAAATAGATTTTACATCCAAGACAATAGCTAAAGAAAGCTTCTAGCAGAGCACAACTCAAAAAAATAAAAGATACTACTATTGAAAATAGGTAAAAATCTAAGTTATTACTAGCAACTAACGTCAGTATAAAAAAAAGACCAAAATACCCGGCCAAGCGCTTAGCTCCACCATCGGTAAACTCATCTTTTAATCTAAATGCTTTTTTAAGAAATCTTGATATTTGAAAAAGAGGTGAATAATCTTTTTTGCAATATAGACGCATCATAAAATCAAAAAAAAGAAAATATAGTATAACAACGTTAAAAGTCATCATATAAGCGATTAGCAAAATACTGACCATAAGAGCTACAAACCTAGCTACATAACTATCAACGCTTTCAAAATTAAGGGGACATGAGTAAGACAAAGTGAATAACCTTTCATATAATATATACTGAAATTTTAGTCTCTTATTCTTAAAACATTATTATTTTAATTTCTTATCTTTTCTTCTATCTTTATTTTAATCTTAGATAACTCTTTTTCCACCGCAAAACAGCTTCTCATTGTACATGCCAAATACTCAGAACTTGTCTCTTCTTTTTTCATAAGAACATATGGATGTTTAATGTTTTTTATCTTTGAAACATCTCTTTCCAGAGTTTCTTTAGTGTTTTTTAATGTTACAACTTCCTCTTGAAGCATCAAAAATGCTATGGCAGATGCAGGAACATTTGACTGCTCTTTTTCTATCAAAGCATTTTGAGATTCCAATGTTTTTAAGGCTAGTTTTTCATATTTAAACGAAGCTCTCAAAGATGCAAGCTTGATGATATTTTGAGTCATTTTAGCTAAGGATGATGTGTAGTATTTGTCACGCATATCTGCTTTTATGCTCAACTTATCGTCACTCAGATACCAGATGCTCTCTCTGTAAAACTTACTTTTTGCCTTATTTAAAAAGTACTCTGCTTGAGAGAGTTTGTCATCATCCAGTTTGACTTCATAAGCTGCTAGCAATGCCGATATCAAAAAGCTGTAATCTTCTAAAAGACCTAGCTGAGTTGGTTTTGTACCGATGAGACTTTGATGATACAACTCTCCTCTCTCAAACATATAAGCTAAAAGAGCTTCGAGATGTTCATCTGCTTTTTTTGCGTACATCGCATCAAGAACTGAAGCCTTGTAAAGAGCCTCTATCATCATTGCATTCCAAGCAGTGTTTATCTTTTTGTCTATAAATGGGTACTCTTTATTTTTACGAATTTTTAGAAGCTCAGCTCTAAAGTTCTTAAAACCTTTTATTCTATCGTTTGACATAAAGTTCAGATGCACTTTACCTTCGAAATTTCCAAACTCATCAAAAGAAAAATTTTCTCTTAAAACGCTAGCAT
Protein-coding regions in this window:
- a CDS encoding HD-GYP domain-containing protein is translated as MKVIQTKIRTVEHFTSLDLNFITIGEVTTFDIFIKKDNNYLIIIEAGTLISESLYDKLKKQLRLYMKKIDKNKTKLTCESLKFYMLHNKDNLEKRISLLYKLNDGLFTNYLEHPYNKIDLICVDLIVKSIVFLIKYDDKFLKNTIPYFINEHCMKNHSLHVAIYAMSLGNGLGLNNKKLLQLGTAGLLHDIGLKKINESLLNKSTTFDISELEEVKKHVTNSVDIIKQNNLHDPDIIDAVLHHHEQYDGNGYPNKLSEVEISVFASILAICDVFDALTSSRPHRKQYTSFEAIKMMLKDESMVNKFNQSYLQKLLKLL
- a CDS encoding DUF4395 domain-containing protein, whose product is MSYSCPLNFESVDSYVARFVALMVSILLIAYMMTFNVVILYFLFFDFMMRLYCKKDYSPLFQISRFLKKAFRLKDEFTDGGAKRLAGYFGLFFILTLVASNNLDFYLFSIVVSFIFLSCALLEAFFSYCLGCKIYFLIKKIYPSFMN